The Zalophus californianus isolate mZalCal1 chromosome X, mZalCal1.pri.v2, whole genome shotgun sequence genome window below encodes:
- the LOC113930283 gene encoding LOW QUALITY PROTEIN: G-protein-signaling modulator 2-like (The sequence of the model RefSeq protein was modified relative to this genomic sequence to represent the inferred CDS: inserted 2 bases in 1 codon; substituted 1 base at 1 genomic stop codon) — protein MEENLISMREDYSFHVCYRMEASCLELALEGERLCKSGDCSAGVSFFEALVQVGTEDLKTLSAIYSQLGNAYFYLHDYAKALEYHHHDLTLARTIGDQLGETKASGNLGNTVKVLGNFDEAVVCCQRHLDISRELNDKVEEARALYDLGNAYHAKGKSFGCPGPQDIGEFPEEVRNALQAAVDYYEENLSLVTALGDRAAQGHAFGNLGNTHYLLGNFRDAIIAHEQRLRIAKESGHKAAGRRAYSNLGNAYIFLGEFETASEYYKKTXLLAXQLKDRAVEAQSCYSLGNTYTLLQDYEKAIDYHLKHLAIDQELNDRIGEGRAHWSLGNAYTALGNHDQAMHFAEKHLEISREAGNRSGELTARLNLSGLQMVLGLSYSTNNSIISENIEIGNSLHGACLKFGRRHSMENMELMKLTPEKVQNWNSEILAKQKPLIAKPSAKLLFVNRLKGKKCKTNSSTKVLQDASNSIDHRIPNSQRKVSTNTIGDEGFFDLVSRFQSNRMDDQRCCLQEQSCGPASTAASSTPPRVILKTSSVSMVSPNTDEFLDLASSQSRRLDDQRASFSNLPGLHLTQNNSKSALGHLMTNDNKEPDEDFFGILVKCQGSRLDDQRCAPPPAATKGPTVPDEDFFNLILHSQAERMDEQRVLLQRDQNRDTEFELKDLLQSNALLEFKNTGKK, from the exons ATGGAGGAAAATTTGATAAGCATGAGGGAAGACtattcttttcatgtttgttaCAGAATGGAAGCTTCTTGCCTAGAACTGGCCTTGGAAGGGGAACGTCTGTGTAAATCAGGAGATTGCAGTGCTGGTGTGTCCTTTTTTGAAGCTTTAGTTCAAGTTGGAACTGAAGACCTAAAAACACTTAGTGCTATTTACAGCCAGCTGGGCAATGCTTATTTCTATTTGCATGATTATGCCAAAGCATTAGAATATCATCATCATGATTTAACTCTTGCAAGGACTATTGGAGACCAGCTGGGGGAAACCAAAGCTAGTGGTAATCTGGGAAACACTGTAAAAGTTCTTGGGAATTTTGATGAAGCTGTAGTTTGTTGTCAGCGACACCTAGATATTTCTAGAGAGCTTAATGACAAGGTGGAAGAAGCAAGAGCACTTTACGATCTTGGAAATGCGTATCACGCCAAAGGGAAAAGTTTTGGCTGCCCTGGTCCTCAGGACATAGGAGAATTTCCAGAAGAAGTGAGAAATGCCCTTCAGGCAGCTGTGGATTATTATGAGGAAAACCTATCACTAGTGACTGCTTTGGGTGATCGAGCAGCCCAAGGACATGCCTTTGGAAATCTTGGAAATACACATTACCTCCTTGGCAACTTCAGGGATGCGATTATAGCTCATGAGCAGCGTCTCCGTATTGCAAAAGAATCTGGACATAAAGCAGCTGGAAGAAGAGCATATAGCAACCTtggaaatgcatatatatttcttGGTGAATTTGAAACTGCCTCTGAATACTACAAAAAGAC ACTATTGGCTTGACAGCTTAAAGACAGAGCTGTTGAAGCACAGTCTTGTTATAGTCTTGGAAACACATATACTTTGCTTCAGGACTACGAAAAGGCCATTGATTATCATCTGAAGCACTTGGCAATTGATCAAGAGCTAAATGATAGAATTGGTGAAGGAAGAGCACATTGGAGCTTAGGAAATGCATACACCGCTCTAGGGAATCATGACCAAGCAATGCATTTTGCTGAGAAGCACTTGGAAATTTCAAGAGAGGCTGGGAATAGAAGTGGTGAACTAACAGCACGACTAAATCTCTCAGGTCTTCAAATGGTTCTTGGTCTGAGCTACAGcacaaataattcaataatatctgaaaatattGAAATTGGTAACAGTTTGCATGGTGCATGCCTCAAGTTCGGACGCCGACACAGTATGGAAAACATGGAACTTATGAAGTTAACACCAGAAAAGGTACAGAACTGGAACAGTGAAATTCTTGCTAAACAAAAGCCTCTTATTGCCAAACCTTCTGCGAAGCTGCTCTTTGTCAACagattgaaggggaaaaaatgcaaaactaattCCTCCACTAAAGTTCTCCAAGATGCCAGTAATTCCATTGATCACCGAATTCCAAATTCTCAGAGAAAAGTCAGTACAAATACTATTGGAGATGAAGGGTTCTTTGACCTGGTAAGCCGATTTCAGAGCAATCGGATGGATGATCAGAGGTGCTGCTTACAAGAACAGAGCTGTGGGCCAGCTTCAACTGCagcttcttccactccccctagAGTGATACTAAAAACATCATCTGTTTCCATGGTATCCCCCAACACGGATGAGTTTTTAGACCTTGCCAGCTCACAGAGCCGCCGTCTTGATGATCAGAGGGCCAGTTTCAGTAATTTGCCAGGGCTTCATCTGACACAAAATAACAGTAAGTCTGCCCTTGGCCACCTGATGACTAATGACAACAAAGAGCCTGATGAAGACTTCTTTGGCATCCTTGTAAAATGTCAAGGGTCCAGATTAGATGACCAAAGATGTGCTCCACCACCTGCTGCCACAAAGGGACCAACAGTACCAGATGAGGacttt